One Triticum dicoccoides isolate Atlit2015 ecotype Zavitan chromosome 5B, WEW_v2.0, whole genome shotgun sequence genomic window carries:
- the LOC119312603 gene encoding uncharacterized protein LOC119312603, with the protein MGSLMAGWDSPVLGHDTKGSVLRNRSLTKEEVEAFWRQRGKPATEDRGGETLAVDVTSPLASPGRPMEKSPLGSSQRSRSPASSPVAGGHEEGGPADAGKIRDWWTRSNWAFLNEPPQEERPGTAHTYTPQFHLAAGNA; encoded by the exons ATGGGGTCTCTGATGGCCGGCTGGGATTCGCCGGTTCTTGGCCATGACACCAAAGGTA gtgtgttgaggaACCGGTCGCTAactaaggaggaggtggaggccttcTGGCGGCAGCGCGGGAAGCCGGCGACGGAGGACCGCGGCGGCGAGACCCTTGCCGTCGACGTCACCTCCCCGCTCGCGTCCCCTGGTCGACCTATGGAGAAGAGCCCGCTGGGAAGCTCGCAGAGGAGCAGGTCACCGGCGTCGTCTCCAGTGGCTGGCGGCCACGAGGAGGGGGGCCCAGCTGACGCCGGCAAGATCCGGGACTG GTGGACGAGGAGCAACTGGGCCTTCCTCAACGAGCCGCCGCAGGAGGAGAGGCCGGGCACGGCGCACACCTACACGCCGCAGTTCCATCTCGCCGCCGGCAACGCCTGA